A window of Psychroflexus sp. ALD_RP9 contains these coding sequences:
- a CDS encoding sensor histidine kinase: protein MAQKFKRSYRFAFYTSTYITLFLSLLILAYEYIVLSVNWGSIGIFALFSFVFSFFIIQLRIEYFIYKRVKAVYDSVALLDAETIGTKRVTSDMKTLTAEVEKFARDKKLEIETLKVRENYRKEFIGNISHELKTPLFTVQGYILTLLDGAIKDKKVRKKYLARASKGVDRLIYIVKDLDMITKLETGDLHLFKEDFDIVELIQSVFELLEMKAAKKDISLTFDAEYEPIHVNADIERIQQVLTNLIVNSIKYGKKDGTTEISLEFLKSNKLLIRITDNGEGIEKQHISRLFERFFRVDKSGSRKEGGSGLGLSIVKHIIEAHQEQVFVDSEYGIGSEFSFTLPLSNLNQSEAG, encoded by the coding sequence ATGGCGCAAAAGTTTAAACGCTCATATCGATTTGCTTTCTATACATCAACCTATATTACCCTGTTTTTAAGCTTGCTTATTCTTGCTTATGAATATATTGTTCTAAGTGTTAATTGGGGATCTATCGGTATTTTTGCTTTATTTTCTTTTGTGTTTTCATTCTTCATTATTCAGCTGAGAATAGAATATTTTATCTACAAACGAGTTAAAGCAGTTTATGATAGTGTGGCACTTTTAGATGCTGAAACTATTGGCACAAAACGAGTCACTTCAGACATGAAAACCTTAACTGCTGAAGTCGAAAAATTTGCTCGAGATAAAAAACTTGAAATTGAAACGCTTAAAGTTAGAGAAAACTACCGTAAAGAATTTATAGGTAACATTTCACATGAACTTAAAACGCCATTATTTACAGTACAAGGTTATATACTTACTTTGTTAGATGGCGCAATCAAAGATAAAAAAGTAAGAAAAAAATACCTTGCTCGCGCTAGTAAAGGTGTTGATAGGCTGATTTATATTGTTAAAGATTTAGATATGATAACAAAGCTCGAAACAGGAGACCTACACTTGTTTAAAGAGGACTTTGATATCGTTGAGCTAATTCAAAGCGTTTTTGAGCTACTTGAAATGAAAGCAGCAAAAAAAGATATTTCATTAACTTTTGATGCTGAGTATGAACCCATTCATGTCAATGCAGATATTGAACGTATTCAACAAGTTTTAACAAACCTAATTGTTAATTCAATTAAATATGGTAAAAAAGATGGCACAACTGAAATTAGCCTCGAATTTTTAAAAAGTAACAAACTTCTTATTCGCATTACAGATAATGGTGAAGGTATAGAAAAACAGCATATATCACGACTGTTTGAACGCTTTTTTAGAGTAGACAAAAGTGGTTCTCGTAAAGAAGGTGGTTCGGGCTTAGGATTATCGATAGTAAAACATATTATTGAAGCACATCAAGAACAAGTTTTTGTTGATTCTGAATACGGAATTGGTAGCGAATTTTCATTTACACTTCCACTTTCCAATTTAAATCAATCTGAAGCGGGCTAA
- a CDS encoding glycosyltransferase — protein sequence MARKPHLRILVAPLNWGLGHATRCIPIIKYLLSQGHDVCLASDGAALNLLQQEFPKLKSYLLTCSKATYARSKFSMKYKLGLQAFRLIKKIKKEQRILKEISQKEHLDLIISDNRIGLRLTHIPSIIITHQLTVLSGKSSWLTTVIHAYFLKKFDSIWIPDRSESPQLSGILSKNKHLNANAKYIGIPSRMKPNATEKIYKYAMILSGPEPLRSEFEQQLITMFKTENYRTILIQGKIEAKRTKHEIGLIEVYNYMTSTDLNRVINQSECIICRSGYTSILDLAKLGAKAFLVPTPGQYEQEYLAKHLKKNGLADYCSQSNLSLERIKNSNENGFCNYKISPLQIDLNWKVEV from the coding sequence ATGGCAAGAAAGCCACATTTAAGAATATTAGTAGCGCCTTTAAATTGGGGCTTAGGCCATGCCACACGATGTATACCCATTATAAAATATTTATTATCTCAAGGACATGATGTTTGTTTAGCAAGCGATGGTGCAGCCTTAAATTTGTTACAACAAGAATTTCCAAAACTAAAATCTTACCTGTTAACTTGTTCTAAAGCCACTTACGCCCGTTCTAAATTTAGCATGAAATATAAATTGGGGTTGCAAGCATTTAGATTAATAAAAAAAATCAAAAAAGAGCAACGTATTTTAAAAGAAATCAGCCAAAAAGAGCATTTAGACCTTATCATTTCTGATAACCGTATTGGCTTGAGATTGACTCATATCCCATCAATAATAATTACACATCAACTTACAGTTTTATCAGGAAAAAGTTCTTGGCTAACAACTGTTATTCATGCCTATTTTTTAAAAAAATTCGATTCTATTTGGATTCCAGACCGAAGCGAGTCACCACAATTAAGCGGTATATTGAGTAAAAACAAACATTTAAATGCTAATGCAAAATATATTGGGATTCCTTCTCGAATGAAGCCGAATGCTACAGAAAAAATTTATAAATATGCAATGATTCTTTCTGGACCTGAACCTTTAAGAAGTGAGTTTGAACAACAGTTAATTACAATGTTCAAAACTGAAAATTACCGCACAATCCTAATCCAAGGAAAGATTGAAGCTAAAAGAACAAAACATGAAATTGGGTTAATTGAAGTTTATAATTATATGACTTCAACTGATTTAAATCGCGTTATTAATCAATCTGAATGTATTATTTGTCGTTCAGGATATACTTCAATTTTAGATCTAGCGAAATTAGGTGCTAAAGCATTTTTAGTCCCAACGCCTGGACAATATGAACAAGAATATTTAGCTAAACATTTAAAGAAAAATGGTTTGGCTGATTATTGTTCACAAAGTAATTTAAGTTTAGAACGTATTAAAAATTCAAATGAAAATGGATTTTGCAACTACAAGATTAGCCCGCTTCAGATTGATTTAAATTGGAAAGTGGAAGTGTAA
- the trmB gene encoding tRNA (guanosine(46)-N7)-methyltransferase TrmB, whose protein sequence is MGSKNKLKRFKENETFSNVVQPTREQIVTKSLPYYGKWASDFFKNNNPISLELGCGKGEYTVELARQNPDRNFIGIDIKGARFWRGAKTALEENLSNVLFIRTQIELVDLIFIENEIDEIWITFPDPQMKWKRTKHRMTNPSFLDKYKKMLQPNGIIHLKTDSEFMHAYTLGILEGLGYHIMYAHHDIYVNHEAPKNVVGIQTFYESQYLKQNKPITYLKFNFQT, encoded by the coding sequence GTGGGGAGTAAAAATAAACTCAAACGTTTCAAAGAAAACGAAACTTTTTCAAATGTCGTTCAGCCAACACGTGAACAAATTGTCACTAAATCTTTACCTTATTATGGTAAATGGGCTAGCGACTTTTTTAAAAATAACAACCCCATAAGTCTTGAACTTGGTTGTGGTAAAGGTGAATATACAGTTGAATTAGCAAGGCAAAATCCAGACAGAAATTTTATTGGGATAGACATTAAAGGTGCACGATTCTGGCGTGGAGCAAAAACAGCTCTTGAAGAAAACCTTTCAAACGTATTGTTTATTCGTACACAAATTGAATTAGTTGATTTAATTTTTATCGAAAATGAAATTGATGAAATTTGGATTACTTTTCCAGATCCACAAATGAAATGGAAACGTACTAAACATCGCATGACTAACCCTTCTTTTTTAGATAAATACAAAAAAATGTTACAACCTAACGGCATCATTCATCTCAAAACAGACTCTGAGTTTATGCATGCTTATACGCTAGGAATTTTAGAAGGTTTAGGCTATCATATCATGTATGCACATCATGATATTTATGTAAATCACGAAGCGCCTAAAAATGTTGTTGGTATTCAAACTTTTTACGAATCGCAGTATTTGAAACAAAATAAACCTATAACTTACCTCAAATTTAATTTTCAAACTTAA
- a CDS encoding LysE family translocator → MIQAQVYIATFFAALLGVIPPGLINMSVAKTCLKKGKQQGVLMAFGASIVVFIQAIVAVLLSSYIFNHPYVKSMLMRTGLVILFILMLYFFFTAKFKKTDKVEVKSNSKSFTSFLNGIGIAVLNIFPIPYFVVLSTVFGSEFQFKFTAVSIIMFSFCAALGTFVSLYLYVVFFLKIEHKVKTFKQYSNYFMAALMLVLACVTLWRIYYKT, encoded by the coding sequence TTGATTCAAGCGCAAGTTTATATCGCAACCTTTTTTGCTGCATTGCTTGGTGTAATTCCACCTGGCTTAATTAATATGTCTGTAGCTAAAACTTGTCTTAAAAAAGGTAAGCAACAAGGTGTTCTTATGGCTTTTGGAGCATCAATAGTTGTCTTTATTCAAGCCATTGTTGCAGTGCTATTATCTTCTTATATTTTTAATCATCCTTATGTTAAAAGCATGTTGATGAGAACAGGTTTAGTGATTTTGTTTATACTCATGCTTTATTTCTTTTTTACAGCCAAATTTAAAAAAACAGATAAGGTTGAGGTAAAAAGTAATTCAAAATCCTTTACAAGCTTTCTAAACGGAATTGGTATTGCTGTTTTAAATATTTTTCCAATTCCCTACTTTGTGGTGCTTTCAACAGTGTTTGGTTCAGAGTTTCAATTCAAATTTACTGCTGTAAGCATTATTATGTTTAGTTTTTGCGCTGCATTAGGCACATTTGTTAGCCTGTATTTATATGTTGTATTTTTTTTAAAAATAGAACATAAAGTTAAAACCTTTAAACAGTATTCTAATTACTTTATGGCGGCCTTAATGTTAGTTTTAGCCTGTGTAACTTTATGGCGAATTTATTATAAAACATGA
- a CDS encoding MGMT family protein, with amino-acid sequence MPSKTDFYEKVYQVVRQIPKGKVTSYGAIARAIGSAKSARTVGYAMNACLKTDHSIPAHRVVNRNGVLTGKHHFPTLTTMQERLEAEGHVIKDDLITNFKDVFWDPFHEY; translated from the coding sequence ATGCCAAGTAAGACAGATTTCTATGAAAAAGTATATCAAGTTGTAAGGCAAATACCTAAAGGTAAAGTGACTTCATATGGTGCTATAGCTCGAGCTATTGGGTCTGCTAAAAGTGCTCGAACTGTTGGTTACGCTATGAATGCCTGTTTAAAGACTGATCATTCAATCCCAGCACATCGCGTTGTTAATCGCAATGGTGTTTTAACTGGAAAACATCATTTTCCTACCTTAACAACTATGCAAGAACGTCTTGAAGCTGAAGGTCATGTCATAAAAGACGACCTAATTACCAACTTTAAAGATGTCTTTTGGGATCCATTTCACGAGTATTAA
- a CDS encoding Mrp/NBP35 family ATP-binding protein, protein MKLDKNEIKKALSTISVAGEGQNMVESGAVQNIVTFGDEVIVDLKLATPALHIKKRAEVDVMKAIHQHVYEKAKVEVKVSVEAPQKKQVNEIKGKPIPGIQNIVAVASGKGGVGKSTVTANLAVSLSKLGFKVGLLDADIYGPSGPIMFDVANEKPLSVNVDGKSKMKPIESYGVKILSIGFFTKPDQAVIWRGPMAAKALNQMIFDADWGELDFLLVDLPPGTGDIHLSIMQSMPITGSVIVSTPQNVALADAKKGVAMFQQESINVPVLGMVENMAYFTPEELPNHKYYIFGERGAEYLAKDLKIPFLGEIPLVQSIREAGDVGRPAALQENTPLAEAFTELTRNVVQQVVDRNENIPPTEAIKITTMAGCSAVNKK, encoded by the coding sequence ATGAAGCTTGATAAAAATGAAATAAAAAAGGCATTATCAACTATTAGCGTTGCCGGTGAAGGTCAAAATATGGTTGAAAGTGGTGCGGTTCAAAATATTGTAACTTTCGGAGATGAAGTCATTGTTGATTTAAAACTGGCAACACCAGCTTTACACATAAAAAAACGTGCTGAAGTTGATGTGATGAAAGCCATTCATCAACATGTTTATGAAAAAGCAAAAGTTGAAGTTAAAGTTTCTGTTGAAGCACCTCAAAAAAAGCAAGTTAACGAAATAAAAGGAAAACCAATCCCAGGTATTCAAAATATTGTTGCTGTAGCGTCAGGAAAAGGTGGCGTTGGGAAATCTACTGTTACAGCTAATTTAGCAGTAAGTCTTTCAAAACTTGGCTTTAAGGTAGGCTTACTAGACGCTGATATTTATGGCCCATCAGGACCTATCATGTTTGATGTTGCAAATGAAAAGCCATTATCGGTTAACGTAGATGGTAAGTCTAAAATGAAACCAATTGAAAGTTATGGTGTAAAAATACTTTCAATAGGCTTTTTCACTAAACCTGACCAAGCTGTAATTTGGCGAGGACCAATGGCAGCAAAAGCATTAAATCAAATGATTTTTGATGCTGATTGGGGTGAACTAGACTTTTTGTTAGTAGACTTGCCTCCTGGAACTGGAGATATTCACTTGTCAATTATGCAATCAATGCCAATTACAGGCTCTGTAATTGTAAGTACACCTCAAAATGTAGCCCTTGCCGATGCCAAAAAAGGTGTTGCTATGTTTCAACAAGAAAGTATCAATGTTCCTGTCTTAGGAATGGTTGAAAATATGGCTTATTTTACACCAGAAGAATTGCCAAATCATAAATACTACATCTTTGGAGAACGTGGAGCAGAATATCTAGCAAAAGATTTAAAAATTCCATTTCTAGGTGAAATTCCTTTAGTTCAAAGTATTAGAGAAGCTGGTGACGTTGGACGACCTGCAGCTTTACAAGAAAACACACCATTGGCCGAAGCATTTACTGAATTAACTCGAAATGTAGTGCAACAAGTGGTAGATCGAAATGAAAATATTCCTCCTACCGAGGCAATTAAAATAACTACAATGGCAGGATGTAGCGCTGTAAATAAGAAATAA
- a CDS encoding NifU family protein, translated as MTDKELYKTVEIALEEIRPFLKNDGGDIELVSIEDQKLVKVKLLGTCIDCSVNQMTLKSGVEMTIKKHAPQIEQVINIRA; from the coding sequence ATGACAGATAAAGAATTATATAAAACAGTTGAAATTGCGCTTGAAGAAATTCGACCTTTTTTGAAAAATGATGGCGGTGATATCGAATTAGTTTCAATAGAAGATCAAAAACTTGTAAAAGTAAAATTATTAGGAACTTGTATTGATTGTTCCGTTAACCAAATGACACTCAAGTCTGGCGTTGAAATGACCATAAAAAAACACGCCCCACAAATTGAGCAAGTTATCAATATTAGAGCTTAA
- a CDS encoding NAD(P)/FAD-dependent oxidoreductase — MISTDILIIGAGPTGLFAVFEAGLLKLKCHIIDALPQPGGQLAELYPKKPIYDIPGYPEVLAGDLVDNLMEQIKPFEPGFTLGEKAKDIEKQDDGSFIVTTDEGTKHHTKIIAIAGGLGSFEPRKPPIDNIANFEKNGVEYMVKDPEKFRDKSVVIAGGGDSALDWSIFLADVASSVTLIHRRNEFRGALESVDRVKELKDMGKIKLITPAEVVGLSGEAKLDSITVRKNNNPKEDFKLETDYFIPLFGLSPKLGPIADWGLEIEKNAIKVDNTLDYQTNIPGIYAIGDVNIYPGKLKLILCGFHEATLMCQSAYQKIYPDKRYVMKYTTVGGVTGFDGSKKEAPKAVVKSID, encoded by the coding sequence ATGATTTCTACAGATATATTAATTATTGGTGCTGGACCAACAGGATTATTTGCCGTTTTTGAAGCAGGCTTACTTAAGTTAAAATGTCATATTATCGACGCACTGCCACAACCAGGCGGTCAATTAGCTGAGCTTTACCCTAAAAAACCAATCTACGATATTCCAGGTTATCCAGAAGTATTAGCTGGCGATTTAGTTGATAATTTAATGGAACAAATAAAACCTTTTGAGCCTGGATTTACTTTAGGTGAAAAAGCTAAAGATATCGAAAAGCAAGACGATGGCTCTTTTATTGTTACCACAGACGAAGGCACTAAACATCACACTAAAATTATAGCAATTGCAGGTGGCTTGGGTAGCTTTGAGCCTCGAAAACCACCTATTGATAATATCGCAAATTTCGAGAAAAATGGGGTTGAATATATGGTTAAAGACCCTGAAAAGTTTAGAGATAAATCTGTTGTTATTGCTGGTGGAGGCGACTCTGCATTAGATTGGAGTATCTTTTTAGCTGATGTAGCTTCTAGTGTAACCTTAATTCATCGTAGAAATGAATTTAGAGGTGCTTTAGAGTCTGTAGATCGCGTTAAAGAACTTAAAGATATGGGTAAAATCAAGCTCATAACACCAGCAGAAGTTGTTGGTTTAAGTGGTGAAGCTAAATTAGACTCTATTACAGTTCGAAAAAATAATAATCCTAAAGAAGATTTCAAGCTAGAAACCGATTACTTTATACCATTGTTTGGATTGTCACCAAAATTAGGACCTATAGCCGATTGGGGTTTAGAAATTGAAAAAAATGCCATAAAGGTTGATAATACTCTAGATTATCAAACTAACATTCCAGGTATTTACGCGATAGGTGACGTCAATATTTACCCAGGTAAGTTAAAGCTTATTTTGTGTGGTTTTCATGAAGCAACACTAATGTGTCAAAGTGCTTATCAGAAAATTTATCCTGATAAAAGATATGTTATGAAGTACACAACTGTTGGTGGTGTAACAGGTTTTGACGGCAGTAAAAAGGAAGCACCAAAAGCTGTAGTAAAATCAATAGATTAA
- a CDS encoding 2Fe-2S iron-sulfur cluster-binding protein: MAKDVTLSITDREGHTHIVEAPTDMAMNLMEVIRSYELAPEGTIGICGGMAMCASCQCYIESDTKLPEMGPDEEAMLAEAFHVKDNSRLGCQIPISEDLEGLKIELAPEE, from the coding sequence ATGGCAAAAGATGTTACTTTAAGTATAACAGATCGTGAAGGTCACACACATATCGTTGAAGCACCTACCGATATGGCCATGAATTTAATGGAGGTTATTCGCTCTTATGAATTAGCACCAGAAGGCACAATTGGAATTTGTGGCGGTATGGCCATGTGTGCATCTTGCCAATGTTATATTGAGTCTGATACAAAACTACCAGAAATGGGTCCAGATGAAGAAGCTATGTTAGCTGAAGCTTTTCATGTTAAAGATAATAGTAGATTAGGTTGTCAAATCCCAATTTCAGAAGATTTAGAAGGACTAAAAATTGAATTAGCTCCTGAAGAATAG
- a CDS encoding DUF4136 domain-containing protein — MKFGIIVILGLMLTSCSTPTVLYDYDTSVDFQSYKTYNIYPIQDSLLTDLDQKAIVKTLNDSLQYYGLKEKLIPDFRVNVYADQYQTLSSNYSGVQVGMFSGFAGLGANIPVTAIKDKFSLTIEFVDGLTKSLFWQAVVETSRAKMNNQDERLILFDELIGAALKKYPGFYPELVED; from the coding sequence ATGAAATTTGGAATAATAGTAATCTTAGGACTGATGCTCACCTCATGCTCCACACCAACCGTGTTGTATGATTATGATACTTCGGTAGATTTCCAGTCGTATAAAACTTACAATATTTATCCAATTCAGGACAGCTTATTAACTGATTTAGATCAAAAAGCAATTGTTAAAACCTTAAATGATTCACTTCAGTATTACGGACTTAAAGAGAAACTTATTCCAGACTTCCGAGTAAATGTTTATGCAGACCAATATCAAACCTTATCTTCCAATTATTCAGGTGTTCAAGTTGGTATGTTTAGTGGGTTTGCAGGTTTAGGTGCTAATATTCCAGTAACCGCTATAAAAGATAAATTTTCATTGACGATTGAGTTTGTAGATGGTCTTACTAAAAGCTTATTTTGGCAGGCTGTTGTCGAAACTTCACGCGCTAAAATGAATAATCAAGATGAACGATTAATATTATTTGACGAGTTGATCGGCGCAGCTCTAAAAAAATACCCAGGATTTTATCCAGAATTAGTTGAAGATTAA
- a CDS encoding flavin reductase family protein has translation MKSFIPQDITTPELHGVLLGSIGPRPIAFASTINEIGEHNLSPYSFFNVFSANPPIMVFSPARRVRNNTTKHTLENCHKTKEVVINVVNYAIVQQMSLSSTEYPEGVNEFEKSGLTMLKSDLVKPARVAESPVQYECKVNDIIALGEEGGAGNLVVCEVVKVHVDESLLTADLKIDQHKIDLVARMGGNWYSRANKGMFEVEKPLKKLGIGVDQIPKNIRLSEVLTGNDLGKLGNVEALPTQEEIKKFIEEKDLAVFTETTDDKKRHLVAQEYLNENQVIDAWKVLLAK, from the coding sequence ATGAAGAGTTTTATTCCACAAGATATCACAACTCCTGAATTACACGGTGTTTTACTTGGTTCAATTGGTCCAAGGCCAATTGCTTTTGCAAGTACAATAAATGAAATTGGTGAACACAACTTATCACCTTACAGCTTTTTTAATGTTTTTAGTGCTAATCCGCCTATAATGGTTTTTTCACCAGCACGTCGTGTTAGAAACAATACCACTAAACACACACTTGAAAATTGCCATAAGACTAAAGAAGTGGTAATTAACGTGGTAAATTACGCTATTGTTCAGCAGATGTCGCTGTCAAGTACAGAATACCCTGAAGGTGTTAACGAATTTGAAAAAAGCGGATTGACGATGCTAAAATCAGATTTGGTTAAGCCAGCTCGTGTTGCTGAATCACCAGTACAATATGAGTGTAAAGTAAATGATATTATTGCATTAGGCGAAGAAGGTGGCGCTGGAAATTTAGTAGTTTGTGAGGTTGTAAAAGTTCATGTTGACGAATCATTGCTAACAGCCGATTTAAAGATAGATCAGCACAAAATTGATTTAGTGGCTCGCATGGGAGGAAATTGGTATTCTCGTGCAAATAAAGGTATGTTTGAAGTCGAAAAACCATTAAAAAAGTTAGGAATCGGCGTAGACCAAATTCCTAAAAATATCAGATTAAGCGAGGTTTTAACAGGTAATGATCTCGGCAAATTAGGTAATGTTGAAGCTTTACCAACTCAAGAAGAAATCAAAAAATTTATTGAGGAAAAAGATTTAGCAGTTTTTACAGAAACAACCGATGATAAAAAACGCCATTTAGTGGCTCAAGAATATTTAAATGAAAACCAAGTTATAGATGCTTGGAAAGTATTATTAGCAAAATAA
- a CDS encoding DUF3127 domain-containing protein yields the protein MEVQGKIKVLGETKEYGKNGFRKREVVVTTEEQYPQHILVEFVQDKTDILDKYSVGQQVKIGINLRGREWVSPQGETKYFNSIQGWRIEAVQQNSNTQPPVAPEDQFEPVTDLNEEDEDDLPF from the coding sequence ATGGAAGTTCAAGGAAAGATTAAAGTTTTAGGTGAAACAAAAGAATATGGTAAAAATGGTTTCAGAAAACGTGAAGTTGTTGTCACTACCGAAGAGCAATATCCACAACACATTTTAGTAGAATTTGTTCAAGATAAAACCGATATTCTAGATAAATATTCAGTAGGTCAACAAGTTAAAATAGGAATCAATTTGCGTGGTCGTGAATGGGTAAGTCCACAGGGAGAAACTAAATATTTTAACTCAATACAAGGTTGGCGCATTGAAGCTGTGCAACAAAATTCTAATACTCAACCACCAGTTGCACCTGAAGATCAGTTTGAACCAGTTACCGATTTAAATGAAGAAGACGAAGATGATTTGCCTTTTTAG